DNA sequence from the Marinilongibacter aquaticus genome:
GTATCCTTTCAAAATGCTCAAGACGAAAAGCAGAACTTCGAAAAGGAATTTTCATTCTATCAGGATTTCTCGCAAGAACAATCGCTTTCGGACGTCGAGCCTTCGCTCGTGCCCAAAATTCTCGAGCAGTTGGTATTGAACATTTTTAACGACACCGCCGCACAATGGTAAAAAACGAAGTTGTCGAGTTTATTTTGGATCTGGCCGATCAAACCGACCACGCCACACTTATCGACTTTGAAATGCTTTCCAAACTTATGGATCAATACCCCGATTTCGACCTGTTGCGGAAAGTATTTGTGGATGTGGGACTTTTCCTGGGTGCCCGTGGAACAAACTTCGAAAACGAAAAGGCCATTTGGGAAAGCCGAAAAAACATGCTGACCGAAAAGCAAATCAGTACGGTAGAAAAGGTTGAAAACACAGAAAACGGCAGCATTCATGAGCGATACGAAAGGTTTGTGAAACAGTTTCGGCCCCAGTATTCTCCAAAAACTTTTCAGTAAAGCAAAAATTTCTATGCACCATTAAATTAATTGTGCTAATTTTGCAGCCGATTTTAACCAAGAATAATATGTTTACTACTTTATTGATATTGATGATCATCGCAGCGATTTTGCTAATCGTGGTCATTTTAATTCAAAACCCGAAAGACGGAGGATTGTCGAGCGAATTTGGTGGAAGTTCCACTTCGCAAATGTTTGGTGTGCAAAAAACGGGTGACATCTTGGAACAATTGACTTGGGGATTCTTCGCGTTCATCGTTGTGGGAGCCTTGGCTACGGGCATTTTCATGCGTGTGGGCGAAGGCGGCGTGCAAAACAGTGCCTTGGATGTGGAAACACAACAAACCTCACCTACCGCTCCTGCTTTGAATATCCCCGCAACTCCAGAACCCGCAGGCGATACTCCAGCAGAAAGCACTCCTGCCGAATAATTAGCAAATTCACGTATTCTGAATATTGGCCCCTGATTCCCATCAGGGGCTTTTTTTATGGCAGAAAACCGAACGCTTACCCAATGCAAAATGAAATGTTTACTTTAGCCTTTTGACAAAACGTTTTTTGCCAAACTCAATATTGCCATTGAATGCGAGCCCAATCCGCTTTATTCCTTTCTTGTTTTTTACTGTTTTCGCCGCTTAGTTCCGCTCGAAATCCTGTGGATTCCGCGGTCTACAAAACCATTCTTTTCGAAATCACGAGTCCGCAATCCTTGCACCGCTCCTATTTGTTTGGCACGCACCATGCTTTTGGTAAACCCTTTTTCGATTCTTTGACAAAAGCAAACCAAGCTTTACAGAATAGCGATGTGCTCATAAAAGAAAACCGAAACGTTCCGGGGCATTTGGCCGAAGACATTATCAACAGGCGAAACGCCAAAACCAAATGGTCTAAATTTTTAAACAAAACAGATTTAGCTTTCATAAACGACTTGTTTTCTTCCAGCCCGACCGATTTCCAGAAAATGACACCTGCAGAAATGCAGGCTTTTTTAAACCGGTATTTCAAATCTCAAGTTTGTCTATCGAAAAACCCCTCCGACACCTCGCTTTCGCTTGACGATTACATTGGCCTAAATGCCGAGCAGCAAAACATGAAATTGATCGGACTGGAAACGACAGAAGAGCAGATTGCCCTTTTGAACAAAGATGTGGCAGGCATGCCTGTAAAAGTGCACAAAAGAAGGCTTTCGGCTGTGATAAACCATATCCGAACACAAAACACGAACAATTGCGGAGAAACAGATTGGTACGCCCGCATGCAGATTGACTATCATTTTGAAGAAGCCTGCAAGAATACGTTGATCTTAAGCGACAGAAACAACAAATGGATGTCGACAATTGAAAAACAAATAGAAGCGAACAATTGCTTTATCGTGGTTGGGCTTAGCCATTTGATGTACAGTTGCGGCTTGGTAAACCAATTGCGAGAAAAAGGCTACTCGCTAAAAGCGATACCCGTAAAATAGATTTCCCACTATTTGCCTTGTTTTATTGGCCAAAGCAGCCGAAAAAAAAAACACAAACCTGACAGCTTTTCTTGTTGAAAGCCCAGATTTTGCCACCTTTGGCCCGAAATCTGCAAAATTGTCAGTTTATAGTCACCTTTCGGTAATTTGGCAGATCATTTGCTCAGAAAGGCGTAAAGTGAATTATCTCAATAACCTTTTAATTAAAGATAAAACTATGTCAGTAAATGTAAAACCTTTGGCCGACCGTGTGCTAGTTGAAGCTGCTCCGGCTGAAGAAAAGACAGCTTTCGGAATTATCATTCCTGATACGGCAAAAGAAAAACCGCAAAAGGGAAAAGTTGTCGCAGTTGGCCCAGGCAAAAAAGATGAGCCAATGTCTGTGAAAGAAGGCGATGTGGTGCTTTACGGCAAGTACTCGGGTACTGAGTTGAGCATCGACGGCAAAGAGTATTTGATCATGCGTGAAGCAGACATCTACGCCATCGTTTAAGCTCCCCTTTCAATCACATTAAGAACATTTTAAAACATTAACATCAAAATGGCAAAACAAATTAACTTTGATACCGATGCTAGAGATCGCATGAAGAAAGGTATCGATACCCTTGCGAATGCGGTAAAAGTAACATTAGGACCAAAAGGCCGCAACGTAATCCTCGACAAAAAATTCGGCTCTCCATCCATCACAAAAGATGGTGTTTCTGTAGCCAAAGAAATCGAATTGGCAGACCCAATCGAAAACATGGGTGCTCAACTTGTAAAAGAAGTAGCCTCTAAAACTGCCGACCAAGCGGGTGACGGTACAACAACCGCAACCGTTTTGGCTCAATCTATCTACTCTATCGGTGCGAAAAACGTAGCCGCTGGAGCAAATCCAATGGATTTGAAAAGAGGTATCGACAAAGCCGTTCTAGCGATCGTAAGTGATCTTAAAGGACAGTCGAACAGCATTTCTACCTCTGTTGAAATCACGCAAGTAGCCTCTATCTCTGCCAACAACGACTTGGAAATCGGTCAAATGATTTCTGATGCCATGGATAAAGTGGGCAAAGAAGGTGTGATCACTGTAGAAGAAGCCCGTGGTACTGAAACCGAAGTGAAAACTGTAGAAGGTATGCAGTTCGACCGCGGTTACCTTTCGGCTTACTTTGTGACCAACACAGAGAAAATGGAAGCTGATTTGGAGAACCCGTTCATCCTTATCACAGAGAAGAAAGTATCTTCAATGAAAGAATTGCTTCCAGTATTGGAGCAAGTGGCACAAACTTCTCGCCCTTTGATTATCATTGCTGAAGATGTAGACGGCGAAGCCCTTTCTACATTGGTAGTGAACAAAATCCGTGGTGCTTTGAAAGTGGCTGCTGTGAAAGCCCCAGGTTTTGGCGACAGAAGAAAAGCCATGTTGGAAGACATCGCGGTATTGACAGGCGGAACTGTACTTTCTGAAGAAAGAGGTTTCAAATTGGAAAACGCCGACATCAGCATGCTTGGCCAAGCTGAAAAAGTGATCATCGACAAAGACAACACCACTGTAGTAAACGGTGCGGGCGATCAAGAGGCTATCAAAGGCCGTGTAAGCCAAATCAAAGCTCAGATTGAAACCACTACTTCTGATTACGACAGAGAGAAACTTCAAGAGCGTTTGGCCAAACTTTCAGGTGGTGTAGCCATTATCTATATCGGTGCAGCTACCGAAGTAGAAATGAAAGAGAAAAAAGACCGTGTAGACGACGCCCTTCACGCCACTCGTGCGGCTGTTGAAGAAGGTATCGTAGCCGGTGGTGGTGTAGCTTTGATCCGTGCTCAAGCTGCTTTGGATAGCCTTGAAGGTGCCAATGCTGACGAGAACACAGGTATCGCGATCATCAAAAACGCAATCGAATCGCCTTTGAGAACAATCGTTTTCAACGCAGGTGGCGAAGGTTCTGTTGTGGTTCAAGAAGTGAAAAACGGCAAAGGAGCTTATGGCTACAATGCTCGTGAAGATAAATACGAAGACCTAATCAAAGCGGGTATCATCGATCCTACGAAAGTAACTCGCTTGGCTTTGGAAAACGCAGCCTCTATCGCAGGTTTGTTGTTGACTACCGAAGCTGTAGTGTCTGAAATTCCTGAAGAAAAGCCTGAAGCTCCAATGGGTGGCGGACATGGCATGGGCGGCATGATGTAATAAAGCCCCAAGGAAAAGAAAAGCCGGTTTCAGCAATGAGACCGGCTTTTTTCATGCTCAAATTCGGTTAAAACTCAATTCCCTGACAAAATGGCAAAATCCATTCAATGGATTAAAGTCCTTTTTCGCAGACAAACTTTTCGAATTAATTGCTAAATTGTCACACACAAACCCTATTCAACCGATCTATTCTGCAATGAAAACGTTCAGCCTATTCATTTGTCTATTGGCTCTCTCATTGGGCCTGCACGCTCAATCTTCCATGCTTTGCCAAGGAGCCTATTGGACCGAAGACGAAGCCAATGTCGTGATGAAAAATTTTGCTTCCGAATGGCAAGACCAAGCCGATTGGGAAGCACGAGCCCAACGCATCAAAAAAGGCCTGGTGGAAGGCATGCAATTGGATAAAATGCCCAAGATTTCGGGGCAATTCAATCCCATTATCCGAGACAAGAAAGTGATGGACGGCTATATCGTCGAAAATATCGCCATCGAAAGTTTTCCAGGATTTTACATTACGGGTAACCTCTATCGACCAATTGATGAGACAAAAAAACATGCGGCTATTCTTTGTCCGCACGGGCATTTGAAAGACAAACGTTTTACAGATTATATCCAATGGCGAAGTGCTTCTTTTGCCCGAATGGGGGCCGTGGTCTTTGCCTACGACATGGTGGGTTATGGTGAATCGAACCAAGTAAACCATAAAATGCCCATTGCTCTTTTGCTTCAGACCTGGAACAGCAAACGTGTGCTCGAATATCTTTTGTCTCGCGACGACGTGGACCCAGAACGTATAGGTATGACGGGCGGATCGGGCGGAGGCACCCAGACCTTTGTATTGGCAGCCATCGACGACCGAATAAAAGCCGCCGCCCCTGTGGTGCAAGTATCGGCTCATTTTTTCGGAGGCTGTGTATGCGAGAGTGGCATGCCGATACACAAAAGTGCCAACCACCAAACGAACAATGTGGAAATTGCAGCACTCTGTGCCCCGCGTCCTTTGTTGGTGGTTTCAGATGGAGCCGATTGGACACGCAATGTGCCGCGAGTCGAATTTCCTTACATTCAAAAAGTGTATGCCCTTTACAATGCCGAGCACCGTGCCGAAAATGTTCACCTGCCCAATGAAAGACACGATTACGGCTATTCCAAACGTACGGCTGCCTACAACTTTTTTGCACACAATCTAAAATTGAATGGTGGTGCAATTCCCTACCACGACGGTTTTGTCGAAGATTTCGTAGAGGTCTTACCACGGGAAAGGCTCGAAGTATTTACTGCCGATCAACCTCGCCCCAGCCAAGCTTTGCAAGGTGACCAAGCCGTGATCGATTATTTGGGGATAAAAGTCGAATAATTCCGTTTCAAGAGAGAATTCTTTGAGCCCGACTTAGCGGGTTTCAAGTCAATACTTTACCCCATTACAAGGCCTAAAATCGCCGGAGAAATATTTTCCGCCGTGCACAAATAATCAATTTCCCATTCTGATTTCGTGTAGGCCTGAAAAAAAAGCAATAACTTTGTATCCCGTAATCAAAATCAGGATTTTAAATCGTGGCGATGAGCGGGAAACAAAAAACACCAAAATACATCTTCGTAACAGGAGGTGTGACTTCTTCACTGGGCAAAGGAATTATTGCCTCTTCATTAGCTAAACTATTACAAGCCAGAGGCTTATCAGTAACCATCCAAAAATTGGATCCCTATTTGAATGTGGATCCGGGTACCTTGAATCCATACGAGCACGGCGAATGCTACGTCACCGATGACGGAGCCGAAACCGATCTCGATTTGGGCCACTATGAGCGTTTCCTGAATGTGCGTACATCGCAAATCAACAACGTCACAACAGGTCGTATTTACTACAATGTGTTGAACAAAGAGCGTAAAGGTGAATTCTTGGGCAAGACCGTACAGGTTATTCCCCATATCACCGACGAGATCAAAAGAAACATCTTGGACCTTGGCGAAACAGGAAAATACGACATCATCATCACCGAAATCGGCGGTTGCGTGGGCGACATCGAATCCTTGCCTTTCTTGGAGTCGGTCAGACAATTGAAATGGGATTTGGGCGAACACAATATGCTCACCATTCACTTGACCCTCATTCCATACCTTACTTCGGCAGGTGAATTGAAAACAAAGCCTACGCAGCATTCTGTGAAGCAATTGCAGGAAGCGGGGCTTCAGCCCGACATTCTGGTTTGCCGTACCGAGCATTCGCTGCCCATTGACCTGAAACGTAAAATCGCCCTTTTCTGCAATGTGGATGTGCGTTCGGTAATCGAGGCCAAAGATGCCCGTACCATTTACGACGTGCCTTTGCTCATGGAAAAGGAAAAATTGGACCAACGCGTATTGTACATGCTCGACATCTACAACGACCGTGAGGCCGATCTGGGCGAATGGAAGCGTTTTTTGGGCAGACTCAAAAATCCTGTTGCTCAGGTAGAGATTGGCCTAATCGGGAAATACGTAGAATTGAAAGATGCTTACAAATCCATTATCGAATCTTTCATTCATGCTGGTGCCGAAAACGAATGCAAAGTCCGTATCAAATGGATTCATTCTGAGAACCTTAGCCCAGAAAACATCCAAGAAAAACTGGATGGACTCGACGGCGTTTTGGTCGCCCCTGGTTTCGGAGAAAGAGGCATCGAAGGAAAAATAAGTGCGGTAAGGTATGTGCGTGAAAACAACATTCCATTCTTTGGTATTTGTTTGGGTATGCAGATGGCCGTGATCGAATTTGCCCGTAATGTATTGGGACTCGAAAACGCCCATTCTACAGAAATGGAACCGGATACAGACCATCCGGTTATCGATCTCATGGAAAGTCAGCAATCGGTATCGATCAAAGGCGGAACCATGCGTTTGGGAGCTTACGAATGTGCCTTGAAAGAAGGCAGTTTGGCCAAAAGGATTTACCAAAGAAACAGCATCTCGGAAAGGCATCGCCACCGTTGGGAATTCAACAACACATTCCGCGAAGATTTCGAGAAAAACGGCATTGTGATTTCCGGAACGAATACCGAAAACAATTTGGTGGAAATCATCGAACTGCAAAACCACCCGTTTTTCTTGGGTGTGCAGTTCCATCCCGAATTGAAAAGTACGGTTTTAGAACCTCATCCGATTTTCGTACATTTCGTAAAAGC
Encoded proteins:
- the secG gene encoding preprotein translocase subunit SecG, which gives rise to MFTTLLILMIIAAILLIVVILIQNPKDGGLSSEFGGSSTSQMFGVQKTGDILEQLTWGFFAFIVVGALATGIFMRVGEGGVQNSALDVETQQTSPTAPALNIPATPEPAGDTPAESTPAE
- a CDS encoding TraB/GumN family protein, with translation MRAQSALFLSCFLLFSPLSSARNPVDSAVYKTILFEITSPQSLHRSYLFGTHHAFGKPFFDSLTKANQALQNSDVLIKENRNVPGHLAEDIINRRNAKTKWSKFLNKTDLAFINDLFSSSPTDFQKMTPAEMQAFLNRYFKSQVCLSKNPSDTSLSLDDYIGLNAEQQNMKLIGLETTEEQIALLNKDVAGMPVKVHKRRLSAVINHIRTQNTNNCGETDWYARMQIDYHFEEACKNTLILSDRNNKWMSTIEKQIEANNCFIVVGLSHLMYSCGLVNQLREKGYSLKAIPVK
- a CDS encoding co-chaperone GroES, translating into MSVNVKPLADRVLVEAAPAEEKTAFGIIIPDTAKEKPQKGKVVAVGPGKKDEPMSVKEGDVVLYGKYSGTELSIDGKEYLIMREADIYAIV
- the groL gene encoding chaperonin GroEL (60 kDa chaperone family; promotes refolding of misfolded polypeptides especially under stressful conditions; forms two stacked rings of heptamers to form a barrel-shaped 14mer; ends can be capped by GroES; misfolded proteins enter the barrel where they are refolded when GroES binds) encodes the protein MAKQINFDTDARDRMKKGIDTLANAVKVTLGPKGRNVILDKKFGSPSITKDGVSVAKEIELADPIENMGAQLVKEVASKTADQAGDGTTTATVLAQSIYSIGAKNVAAGANPMDLKRGIDKAVLAIVSDLKGQSNSISTSVEITQVASISANNDLEIGQMISDAMDKVGKEGVITVEEARGTETEVKTVEGMQFDRGYLSAYFVTNTEKMEADLENPFILITEKKVSSMKELLPVLEQVAQTSRPLIIIAEDVDGEALSTLVVNKIRGALKVAAVKAPGFGDRRKAMLEDIAVLTGGTVLSEERGFKLENADISMLGQAEKVIIDKDNTTVVNGAGDQEAIKGRVSQIKAQIETTTSDYDREKLQERLAKLSGGVAIIYIGAATEVEMKEKKDRVDDALHATRAAVEEGIVAGGGVALIRAQAALDSLEGANADENTGIAIIKNAIESPLRTIVFNAGGEGSVVVQEVKNGKGAYGYNAREDKYEDLIKAGIIDPTKVTRLALENAASIAGLLLTTEAVVSEIPEEKPEAPMGGGHGMGGMM
- a CDS encoding alpha/beta hydrolase family protein: MKTFSLFICLLALSLGLHAQSSMLCQGAYWTEDEANVVMKNFASEWQDQADWEARAQRIKKGLVEGMQLDKMPKISGQFNPIIRDKKVMDGYIVENIAIESFPGFYITGNLYRPIDETKKHAAILCPHGHLKDKRFTDYIQWRSASFARMGAVVFAYDMVGYGESNQVNHKMPIALLLQTWNSKRVLEYLLSRDDVDPERIGMTGGSGGGTQTFVLAAIDDRIKAAAPVVQVSAHFFGGCVCESGMPIHKSANHQTNNVEIAALCAPRPLLVVSDGADWTRNVPRVEFPYIQKVYALYNAEHRAENVHLPNERHDYGYSKRTAAYNFFAHNLKLNGGAIPYHDGFVEDFVEVLPRERLEVFTADQPRPSQALQGDQAVIDYLGIKVE
- a CDS encoding CTP synthase; amino-acid sequence: MSGKQKTPKYIFVTGGVTSSLGKGIIASSLAKLLQARGLSVTIQKLDPYLNVDPGTLNPYEHGECYVTDDGAETDLDLGHYERFLNVRTSQINNVTTGRIYYNVLNKERKGEFLGKTVQVIPHITDEIKRNILDLGETGKYDIIITEIGGCVGDIESLPFLESVRQLKWDLGEHNMLTIHLTLIPYLTSAGELKTKPTQHSVKQLQEAGLQPDILVCRTEHSLPIDLKRKIALFCNVDVRSVIEAKDARTIYDVPLLMEKEKLDQRVLYMLDIYNDREADLGEWKRFLGRLKNPVAQVEIGLIGKYVELKDAYKSIIESFIHAGAENECKVRIKWIHSENLSPENIQEKLDGLDGVLVAPGFGERGIEGKISAVRYVRENNIPFFGICLGMQMAVIEFARNVLGLENAHSTEMEPDTDHPVIDLMESQQSVSIKGGTMRLGAYECALKEGSLAKRIYQRNSISERHRHRWEFNNTFREDFEKNGIVISGTNTENNLVEIIELQNHPFFLGVQFHPELKSTVLEPHPIFVHFVKAAMEYASNKV